A window from Culex pipiens pallens isolate TS chromosome 3, TS_CPP_V2, whole genome shotgun sequence encodes these proteins:
- the LOC128093563 gene encoding uncharacterized protein LOC128093563, giving the protein MDSSEIFLSNKAHLDNRVIKLATFEVIPFIQLIPRENGRSVLNNKTYFIDGLDGRLVEGFCEAYNCTWELTIKQDAQYGKVYENKTADGITGSLLNRQVDVAIGGIAGWYHLLPYFSFTSPMQPISVTCLTPQPRLLPSWTLAIRIYKTQVWILLLVTIVVIIVFTYVLLKLNNVLHNFLPIPFQVIGGLLLQPANLRVRSTSETIFSFSLITFLFLVTNMYLAKAVSMRTNPAYAASIDTVDHLAASGLPWNAPHEAWKYSILSSEKPSIRKLLQTFRAPEVSKLEQIANEGDESLAIAFLAYGHYIIGNWINTDNVALYRLMQEDLYWEYELVWTTKTWPMYDELNEYIMRIVEANLQRYEELIVAQQYLNHRVQNVIAHSTDKVKVKRIVSKFQNIKGYLNLFLVGAIIACLVFAVEVLWEKKNDIFKWYKGR; this is encoded by the exons ATGGATAGcagtgaaatatttttatcgaacaaAGCACATCTGGATAATCGTGTGATAAAACTTGCAACCTTTGAAGTAATTCCATTTATACAACTAATCCCACGGGAAAATGGACGATCAGTACTAaacaacaaaacatattttattgacgGTTTGGATGGTAGATTAGTCGAAGGATTTTGTGAAGCTTATAATTGTACTTGGGAACTTACTATAA AGCAAGATGCCCAGTACGGTAAAGTGTACGAAAATAAAACGGCCGATGGCATAACTGGATCGTTGTTAAATAGGCAGGTTGACGTTGCAATTGGAGGTATAGCAGGATGGTACCATCTTCTCCCGTATTTCAGTTTTACAAGTCCCATGCAACCGATTAGTGTGACCTGTTTAACGCCACAGCCAag GCTCTTACCATCCTGGACGCTTGCAATCCGGATTTATAAGACACAAGTTTGGATATTGCTACTGGTTACTATTGTCGTCATCATAGTTTTTACTTACGTGCTACTGAAACTCAACAATGTACTGCATAATTTTCTTCCCATTCCATTTCAAGTTATTGGAGGACTTTTGCTGCAACCGGCAAATCTTCGTGTTCGGTCAACTTCCGAAACGATATTTTCCTTCTCGCTCATCACCTTTCTGTTCCTTGTAACAAACATGTACCTGGCAAAAGCCGTCAGTATGAGGACCAACCCTGCGTATGCTGCATCCATCGACACCGTTGACCATTTGGCGGCCAGTGGATTACCCTGGAATGCCCCTCACGAGGCCTGGAAATATTCAATTCTTTCATCCGAGAAG CCTTCCATACGGAAACTTTTGCAAACTTTTCGTGCCCCAGAGGTTTCCAAACTTGAGCAAATTGCCAACGAAGGCGATGAAAGTCTTGCTATAGCTTTCCTTGCCTACGGACACTATATAATTGGTAACTGGATAAACACTGACAACGTTGCCCTGTATCGATTGATGCAAGAGGACCTGTACTGGGAGTACGAACTAGTCTGGACAACCAAAACATGGCCCATGTACGACGAGTTGAATGAGTACATCATGCGCATTGTAGAGGCAAACTTGCAACGTTACGAGGAGTTGATAGTAGCTCAACAGTATCTGAACCACCGCGTTCAAAACGTTATCGCTCATTCAACCGACAAGGTAAAAGTAAAACGAATAGTATCAAAGTTTCAGAACATAAAAGGATACCTGAATCTCTTTTTGGTAGGTGCTATTATAGCATGTTTAGTGTTTGCTGTTGAAGTTCTTTGGGAGAAAAAGAATGATATTTTCAAATGGTATAAGGGAAGATAA